A single Atopobiaceae bacterium DNA region contains:
- a CDS encoding acyltransferase family protein, which yields MTKQRTTSIELMRLIAAIGIMIVHFGSIYLGANHIWAPFAYVFVELFFILGGFFMMRHLETASEPMSTGAFLLHKVKGFYSVFIIAFSAQFVLFVITNQVQGLDGYLHSLLHFKWEALLLHCSGAIKDPAFNADYLLGTSWYLSAMMLAFVFVYPLAKGYRKLFKGFIAPVLVILLYAIIIQYYGTLDVGSEYLGIVTLAIMRGVAGVCLGALCWECLQALRDWEPSESVLRALSTMEVLLWLAAILLLTQLDFTTDEDALFYVLVFSGIVVLGFWDKTALAHLLNHHMVRALTMAGRLSLYLYLFHWTVMTAMNLWLPGLPTPWAWALFFAITLGLSLLCMAFDARRKTSKPVLALVAGFLGIALILTLA from the coding sequence ATGACCAAGCAGAGGACCACCTCGATAGAGCTCATGCGCCTCATCGCGGCCATTGGCATCATGATTGTCCATTTTGGCAGCATCTACCTCGGAGCAAATCACATCTGGGCACCCTTTGCGTATGTGTTCGTGGAGCTCTTCTTCATCCTCGGCGGCTTCTTCATGATGAGACATCTCGAGACCGCCTCGGAGCCCATGAGTACTGGGGCCTTCCTGTTGCACAAGGTCAAAGGCTTCTACAGCGTCTTCATCATCGCTTTCTCAGCGCAGTTCGTCCTGTTCGTGATCACCAACCAGGTCCAGGGCCTCGATGGCTACCTTCACTCCCTCCTGCACTTCAAGTGGGAGGCCCTGCTCCTGCACTGCTCTGGCGCAATCAAAGACCCGGCCTTCAACGCTGACTATCTCCTCGGGACGAGTTGGTACCTCTCGGCAATGATGCTCGCCTTCGTCTTCGTGTATCCCCTTGCGAAGGGGTACCGCAAGCTCTTCAAGGGGTTCATCGCCCCCGTCCTGGTCATCCTGCTCTATGCCATCATCATCCAGTACTATGGCACCCTCGATGTGGGCAGCGAGTACCTGGGCATCGTCACGCTCGCCATCATGCGAGGAGTCGCCGGGGTCTGCCTCGGGGCCCTCTGTTGGGAATGCCTGCAGGCGCTACGCGATTGGGAGCCAAGTGAGTCCGTGCTCAGGGCGCTCTCCACGATGGAGGTCCTCCTCTGGCTTGCCGCGATTCTCCTCCTGACGCAGCTCGACTTCACGACCGACGAGGACGCCCTCTTCTATGTTCTCGTCTTCTCAGGCATCGTCGTCTTGGGCTTCTGGGACAAGACCGCATTGGCCCACCTGCTCAACCACCATATGGTGCGTGCCCTCACCATGGCTGGCCGGCTCTCGCTCTATCTCTATCTCTTCCATTGGACGGTCATGACTGCCATGAACCTCTGGCTGCCAGGGCTGCCGACGCCTTGGGCATGGGCGCTCTTCTTCGCGATCACGTTAGGGCTCTCCCTGCTCTGCATGGCCTTCGATGCGAGAAGGAAGACCTCGAAGCCGGTGCTTGCGCTCGTGGCTGGCTTCCTTGGAATCGCACTGATCCTGACCCTGGCCTGA
- a CDS encoding InlB B-repeat-containing protein: MRRQDRGGARRTSALPVLLFLLALVIGLTSVVLVPVAAQESVDPSSSQTVLTSDAAITGEGAATTAVASSETLAAAVTEADGTATTDAAEQASTPLLQVQSDDELTPQADAVCKIGTTTYETLAAAFTAAADGDTIEMLVASYDLPSCITLASKAVKLTTDLTATGNVKCQINRTSAVGAGNPMMKVTTANTLTLDNLVVDGGGTAMGAQCYAFGMTAANSAITVTNCTFQNINNTKISGGDQRRGGVFYGQPGVNTLSLTGCSFDGCSAWFGGAVLSYGTVTATDCKFNGCVTTGSAAGALYVGNGGSLTVRSSEFYGCTAATGGAISCEQTTSVSVDGCTFGKEGSGCSAASDGGAIYIPSDSSSLEVTNSAFSYCTSSGGKGGAITSGAPINTIKGTAERSLTIENCSSSGNGGGVYLGTSAASATMADVTISSCTSGNSGGGLFVDGTTGGVDRLKMTDVTIKDNVATKYAGGAYTCGATLTNCTITGNEAKTARAGGLETYGRPTAINGCTISDNVCAAGGGGIDTNNTASLTITNTTISGNTATSSTADGGGILLMGNYGTPYLHLGDGVTITGNVCGRQALGGGIGMTKSGSHIYVSGKVVVKDNKTAAGLISNTEVYNRSNLLSTYSVEVEGALVDGSSIGIITRDGAKGELCVKGAAESTTTGSTAYTLTETSDIAYFSHDRVTRGEDNARLIVWNSTDSTYVLGGSQYQVQYWFKGTSDYAEDETLRTDDVDYAGTVIDQAGIERSFSGYKFNKLQYSTDSGVTWTDMPKGYALPDADGTLIRVLYDPITYKVTFVSEDAARGTVGGTTTQDVATGQEVASGTVTVTAETADDWFFTGWSYVTTYDDETTSSGYAYDYSTVPIEGATVFTARFAKQPFASIITSGGGSVSVTSGATAEDVPDGQLSDVYEWTAGTQTSFAAAGAFRAEPHYHISGISTVRPAASGDTNVTDVTVADGTVTTLNPDDSSGAQATLSLNADRTYGTLLVTKLPKAVSIRVTFEKDPSYKVSFRSYDGTDTTLYEKHDDLYDGDVIGSAPTGVPTRDGYTFMGWTTVAPAYQTSTTRPDYDAGARIAAADQTYYALWQENASYSYQVEIYLQDVDSTNAEDKTQYSLTSASSYPVNVSELPASVTELPTDPVTHPSYAGYEYKGFYADGVTAFSNDSGTITTADDNLVLCLYYTRTSGTLNMYDSDGSTKLFESKDLLYGEPLALSTPVKAGYTFVGWYYDTDFTKPVGATDTMRESSALVDGNLDVYARWAVDTRKGTLVITKATTGDYADKTREFHYAVTVTRDGIVENLTADLADGGTATFENVDLGTTYTVTETAVDGYTASPVTTLPDGGSANVSGDGLTVTGTMAYGTDTQAGKTTVAYTNTKVDVVPTGVDLGNSNLWSGVVVGASAFLLALLIGRRRARR, translated from the coding sequence ATGCGCAGGCAGGACAGAGGTGGGGCGAGGCGTACGTCTGCCCTTCCTGTCCTGCTGTTCCTGCTTGCCCTCGTCATCGGCCTCACCTCGGTCGTGCTCGTGCCTGTGGCAGCCCAGGAGTCCGTCGACCCCTCCTCGTCGCAGACGGTCCTGACATCGGACGCAGCCATCACGGGGGAAGGGGCGGCAACGACTGCCGTCGCATCATCGGAGACGCTCGCCGCTGCCGTCACCGAAGCCGATGGAACGGCGACCACGGATGCCGCCGAACAGGCCTCGACCCCTCTGCTCCAGGTCCAGTCCGATGACGAGCTCACACCCCAGGCCGACGCGGTGTGCAAGATCGGGACGACGACATACGAAACGCTGGCAGCGGCCTTCACTGCTGCTGCTGACGGCGACACCATCGAGATGTTGGTGGCCTCGTATGACCTACCCTCATGTATCACGCTTGCGAGCAAGGCCGTCAAGCTCACCACTGACCTGACGGCCACGGGCAACGTGAAGTGCCAGATTAACCGCACCAGTGCTGTCGGAGCGGGAAACCCGATGATGAAGGTCACCACCGCGAACACCCTCACGTTGGACAACCTGGTGGTCGATGGCGGCGGGACGGCCATGGGAGCCCAATGCTATGCCTTCGGCATGACTGCGGCCAACTCAGCGATAACGGTTACGAATTGCACCTTCCAGAATATCAACAACACAAAGATCAGCGGTGGGGATCAGCGGCGAGGTGGCGTCTTCTATGGCCAGCCGGGCGTGAATACGCTCTCTCTCACCGGTTGCTCCTTTGACGGCTGCTCTGCATGGTTCGGTGGCGCTGTCCTCTCGTACGGCACCGTCACGGCGACCGACTGCAAATTCAACGGATGTGTGACGACGGGTTCGGCGGCCGGTGCGCTTTATGTTGGCAATGGCGGGTCCCTCACGGTGCGGAGTTCCGAGTTCTATGGTTGCACCGCCGCCACCGGAGGTGCCATTAGCTGCGAGCAGACCACTTCCGTGAGCGTGGACGGCTGCACGTTCGGCAAGGAGGGCTCGGGTTGCTCGGCCGCGAGTGATGGTGGAGCCATCTACATTCCATCCGATTCGAGCTCGCTTGAGGTGACCAACTCTGCGTTCAGCTACTGCACGTCATCCGGAGGCAAGGGAGGAGCCATCACAAGCGGCGCGCCGATCAATACGATCAAGGGGACAGCCGAGAGGTCGCTGACGATAGAGAACTGTTCCTCGAGTGGCAACGGCGGTGGGGTATACCTTGGCACGTCTGCCGCATCGGCGACCATGGCCGATGTGACTATCTCGTCATGTACGTCGGGCAACAGCGGTGGTGGCCTGTTTGTGGATGGTACGACCGGTGGCGTTGACCGTCTCAAGATGACCGACGTGACGATAAAGGACAACGTTGCCACGAAATATGCTGGAGGAGCTTATACCTGCGGTGCCACTCTGACCAACTGCACCATCACCGGCAATGAGGCCAAGACGGCCCGTGCCGGCGGGCTCGAGACCTATGGGCGGCCCACTGCCATCAACGGTTGCACGATCTCGGACAACGTCTGCGCCGCCGGTGGAGGTGGCATCGACACCAACAACACCGCGTCTCTCACCATCACCAACACGACCATCTCTGGCAACACAGCTACGTCTTCGACCGCCGATGGTGGCGGCATCCTGCTCATGGGCAACTATGGGACCCCGTACCTCCACCTCGGTGACGGTGTCACCATCACAGGGAACGTCTGTGGCCGCCAGGCGCTGGGTGGTGGCATCGGTATGACGAAGTCCGGCTCGCACATCTATGTCAGCGGCAAGGTCGTCGTCAAGGACAACAAGACCGCTGCCGGCCTCATCTCCAACACCGAGGTCTACAACAGAAGCAACCTCCTCTCCACCTATTCGGTCGAGGTGGAGGGAGCGCTCGTTGACGGCAGCTCCATCGGTATCATCACTCGCGATGGTGCCAAGGGCGAGCTCTGCGTGAAGGGCGCTGCGGAAAGCACGACGACGGGGTCGACCGCCTATACCCTCACCGAGACGAGCGACATCGCCTACTTCTCACATGACCGCGTGACACGCGGGGAGGACAATGCCCGCCTCATCGTCTGGAACTCGACCGATTCCACCTATGTGCTGGGCGGATCCCAGTACCAGGTGCAGTATTGGTTTAAGGGGACGTCCGACTATGCCGAGGACGAGACGCTTCGTACGGATGACGTCGATTACGCCGGCACCGTCATCGACCAGGCTGGCATCGAGAGGTCCTTCTCGGGCTATAAGTTCAACAAGCTGCAGTACAGCACCGATAGTGGGGTCACTTGGACTGACATGCCTAAAGGCTATGCCCTTCCCGACGCGGACGGCACGCTCATCCGCGTGCTCTACGACCCGATCACCTACAAGGTCACGTTCGTCTCGGAGGATGCTGCACGAGGCACCGTGGGAGGGACCACGACACAGGATGTCGCCACCGGCCAGGAGGTGGCTAGCGGTACCGTGACCGTGACCGCCGAAACCGCCGATGACTGGTTCTTCACGGGGTGGAGCTACGTCACGACCTATGATGACGAGACGACGAGCTCTGGTTATGCCTATGACTACTCGACCGTCCCCATCGAGGGGGCCACGGTCTTCACGGCCCGTTTTGCCAAGCAGCCCTTCGCGAGCATCATCACCTCCGGCGGGGGTTCCGTCTCCGTCACCTCGGGGGCCACGGCCGAGGACGTGCCCGACGGCCAGCTGAGCGACGTGTACGAATGGACGGCTGGGACACAGACGTCCTTCGCGGCTGCAGGTGCCTTCCGTGCCGAGCCCCATTACCACATCTCGGGCATCTCGACGGTACGTCCGGCGGCGTCCGGGGACACCAACGTCACGGATGTCACCGTCGCCGACGGGACGGTCACGACCCTCAACCCTGATGACAGCTCGGGGGCCCAGGCCACGCTGTCGCTGAACGCCGACAGGACATACGGCACGCTCCTGGTCACCAAGCTCCCGAAGGCGGTGAGCATCCGTGTCACCTTCGAGAAGGACCCCTCGTACAAGGTCTCCTTCCGTTCCTACGATGGGACGGACACCACGCTCTACGAGAAGCATGACGACCTCTATGACGGCGACGTGATAGGTTCCGCTCCCACGGGCGTCCCCACCCGTGATGGCTACACGTTCATGGGCTGGACCACCGTCGCCCCTGCCTACCAGACGAGCACCACCCGTCCCGACTACGATGCGGGTGCGCGCATCGCCGCGGCGGACCAGACCTACTATGCGCTGTGGCAGGAGAATGCCAGCTATTCCTATCAGGTGGAGATCTACCTCCAAGACGTCGATAGCACGAATGCCGAGGACAAGACACAGTACTCCCTGACAAGCGCGAGCTCCTACCCGGTCAACGTGAGCGAGCTCCCCGCCTCGGTCACCGAGCTGCCCACGGACCCGGTGACCCATCCGTCCTATGCGGGTTACGAGTACAAGGGGTTCTACGCGGATGGCGTCACCGCGTTCTCCAACGACTCGGGCACCATCACCACTGCCGATGACAACCTGGTGCTGTGCCTGTACTACACCCGTACGAGCGGCACCCTCAACATGTATGACTCTGACGGTTCCACGAAGCTCTTCGAATCGAAGGACCTCCTCTACGGCGAGCCGCTCGCCTTATCCACCCCGGTGAAGGCGGGCTATACCTTCGTGGGCTGGTACTACGACACCGACTTCACCAAGCCGGTGGGTGCCACCGACACCATGCGCGAGTCGTCGGCCCTCGTGGACGGCAACCTCGACGTCTATGCCCGATGGGCCGTCGACACGCGCAAGGGGACCCTTGTCATCACGAAGGCGACCACGGGGGACTATGCCGACAAGACCAGGGAGTTCCATTACGCCGTGACGGTCACGCGGGATGGCATCGTCGAGAACCTGACCGCAGACCTGGCAGATGGCGGCACCGCGACCTTCGAGAACGTCGACCTCGGAACCACCTATACCGTCACGGAGACCGCGGTTGACGGATATACGGCCTCGCCTGTCACGACCCTGCCCGATGGGGGGTCGGCGAACGTCAGCGGCGATGGCCTCACGGTGACGGGCACGATGGCCTATGGGACTGACACGCAGGCCGGGAAGACCACCGTCGCCTACACGAACACCAAGGTCGACGTCGTTCCGACCGGTGTCGACCTAGGCAACTCCAACCTGTGGTCGGGCGTCGTGGTGGGCGCGTCGGCCTTCCTGCTCGCGCTGCTCATCGGCCGGCGGCGGGCCCGTCGATAG
- a CDS encoding flippase-like domain-containing protein, producing the protein MATRHHAPKVKVGDEEDQRRGQARKGAAFIGVVLLAYVLYLVLTGQMGSFVDALGNVDGGWFAGAVVCCALYYVFGVLAYVIAVWLDPDSPVGIRDLMSVEASGLFFGNLTPLMAGSVPAQIFRLMRAGLDVGEATATQLTRFLMFQFAEVLFSALMLGLRFQFFVDTYGDILYLNLIVFCLHLLQLACFLVICLCPRFVTKVGNAGIRFLEKHGWFKKQLNYSELYEMTNTQVSEFSAAFRNAASHVPSMLLTCLVTMIQLGCLYSIGFFVVNAFGNHSIDYLSCLAAGSMVELLANAVPLPGGTGGAEGGFAFFFGPMLGGQAAAAFIVWRFPEFIMPTAISGLLLGLRSSHQESIRHRWDRMVHGHGRVARFVPRKAPKRIHVGH; encoded by the coding sequence ATGGCAACGAGACACCATGCTCCCAAGGTCAAGGTCGGTGACGAGGAGGACCAACGCAGGGGCCAGGCCCGCAAGGGCGCCGCCTTCATCGGGGTGGTCCTTCTTGCCTACGTGCTCTACCTCGTCCTCACCGGTCAGATGGGCAGCTTCGTCGACGCCCTCGGCAACGTAGACGGCGGGTGGTTCGCAGGTGCCGTCGTCTGCTGTGCGCTCTATTACGTGTTCGGCGTGCTCGCCTATGTCATCGCCGTGTGGCTCGACCCCGACTCGCCGGTGGGCATCCGCGACCTCATGAGCGTGGAGGCATCAGGTCTGTTCTTCGGCAACCTCACGCCCCTCATGGCGGGCTCGGTCCCCGCCCAGATCTTCCGCCTCATGCGCGCCGGCCTCGACGTGGGCGAGGCCACGGCCACGCAGCTCACACGCTTCCTCATGTTCCAGTTCGCCGAGGTGCTCTTCTCGGCCCTCATGCTGGGCCTGCGCTTCCAGTTCTTCGTCGACACCTACGGCGACATCCTCTACCTCAACCTCATCGTGTTCTGCCTGCACCTGCTGCAGCTCGCCTGCTTCCTCGTGATCTGCCTGTGCCCCAGGTTCGTCACCAAGGTGGGCAACGCCGGCATCCGCTTCCTCGAGAAGCATGGCTGGTTCAAGAAGCAGCTCAACTACTCCGAGCTGTATGAGATGACCAACACGCAGGTCTCGGAGTTCTCGGCAGCCTTCCGCAACGCCGCGAGCCACGTGCCGAGCATGCTGCTCACCTGCCTGGTCACGATGATCCAGCTGGGGTGCCTCTACTCCATCGGCTTCTTCGTGGTGAACGCCTTCGGCAACCACAGCATCGACTACCTGTCGTGCCTGGCCGCCGGCTCGATGGTCGAGCTCCTGGCAAACGCGGTGCCCCTTCCTGGCGGCACCGGCGGCGCAGAGGGCGGCTTCGCCTTCTTCTTCGGTCCCATGCTCGGTGGCCAGGCTGCCGCCGCCTTCATCGTCTGGCGCTTCCCCGAGTTCATCATGCCCACGGCCATCTCGGGCCTGCTGCTGGGTCTGCGCAGCTCCCATCAAGAGAGCATCCGTCACCGTTGGGACCGCATGGTCCACGGCCACGGTCGCGTCGCACGCTTCGTGCCCAGGAAGGCCCCGAAGCGCATCCACGTGGGACACTGA
- a CDS encoding DUF4143 domain-containing protein gives MRRKVSDALRAWKDSPTRKPLVLNGARQTGKTYSVLEFGHDSFAQMLHIDFSARRDLCALFDGDITPETLLPQLEAACRMSIDPQTTLIFFDEVQACPRALTSLKYFCERTPEYHVIAAGSLLGVALGRRNYSYPVGKVDVLAMHPLDFEEYLWAHDEGRLVELIRASYADGSALGLHDHALELYRDYLLVGGMPEAVHAHVEGQGPTQVRTILATITDAYLADMTKYASPLDSAKILNVWRSVPEQLAKENHKFQYSTIASSARAHQYEAPINWLHAAGLVSFCYRVSEGRKPLRAYAEHDFFKLYLLDTGLLTQLEGLDANDLAPTADKGSRFRGGVAENYVMQQLVANDLDPFYWGTSSKAEVDFVIQLEGEGAVPVEVKSERNVTSRSLEGYRRRYDPPTVIRLSTKNFGYKDGIKSVPLYAAFCLGT, from the coding sequence ATGCGACGCAAGGTTTCTGATGCCCTACGAGCCTGGAAAGACTCTCCCACCCGCAAGCCGCTTGTCCTCAACGGCGCACGGCAGACGGGCAAGACCTACTCCGTGCTCGAGTTCGGGCACGACTCCTTCGCTCAGATGCTCCACATCGACTTCTCCGCCCGAAGGGACCTCTGCGCGCTGTTCGATGGTGACATCACACCTGAGACGCTCCTCCCCCAGCTTGAGGCCGCATGCAGGATGTCCATCGACCCCCAGACCACGCTCATCTTCTTTGACGAGGTCCAGGCATGCCCCCGCGCACTCACCTCGCTCAAGTACTTCTGCGAGCGCACGCCGGAATACCACGTGATTGCCGCTGGTAGCCTGCTCGGCGTCGCGCTGGGCCGACGGAACTACTCGTATCCCGTCGGCAAGGTGGACGTTCTCGCCATGCACCCGCTCGACTTCGAGGAATACCTCTGGGCTCACGACGAGGGGCGGCTCGTCGAACTCATCAGAGCCTCCTATGCCGATGGCTCCGCCCTCGGTCTGCATGACCACGCACTCGAACTCTACCGTGATTACCTGCTGGTCGGAGGCATGCCCGAGGCGGTACATGCCCATGTCGAGGGGCAGGGACCGACTCAGGTGCGGACCATACTGGCGACCATCACGGACGCCTATCTCGCAGACATGACAAAGTACGCGAGTCCCCTGGATTCCGCCAAGATTCTCAACGTATGGCGAAGCGTGCCTGAGCAGCTTGCCAAGGAGAATCACAAGTTCCAGTATTCGACCATCGCCAGCTCTGCGCGGGCCCATCAATACGAGGCTCCCATAAACTGGCTCCATGCGGCAGGGCTCGTGTCGTTCTGCTATCGCGTGAGCGAGGGAAGGAAGCCGCTCAGGGCCTATGCCGAGCACGACTTCTTCAAGCTCTATCTGCTAGACACCGGTCTGCTCACGCAACTCGAGGGTCTAGATGCAAACGACCTTGCGCCAACGGCGGACAAGGGCTCGCGCTTTCGCGGCGGAGTTGCCGAGAACTACGTCATGCAGCAGCTCGTGGCGAACGACCTCGATCCTTTCTACTGGGGAACCAGCAGCAAGGCCGAGGTCGATTTCGTCATCCAGCTGGAAGGCGAGGGAGCGGTGCCCGTCGAGGTCAAGTCGGAAAGGAACGTCACCTCACGCAGCCTGGAAGGCTATCGCAGGCGATACGATCCTCCAACGGTGATTCGCCTCTCCACCAAGAACTTCGGATACAAGGACGGCATCAAGAGCGTGCCGCTGTATGCCGCGTTCTGCCTGGGGACGTGA
- the trpA gene encoding tryptophan synthase subunit alpha: MSASTSDRTKGTRGCGRAFERGKAFIPFVTCGDPDMETTERLVRAMIDAGADLVELGIPFSDPTAEGPTIMEADVRALASGTTTDDVFALVERLRRDYDTPLVFMTYANVIFSRGIEAFAARAGEVGVDGIILPDVPFEEREEFAVPFAAHGVELVSMIAPTSEDRIRMIAAQAKGFIYCVSSLGVTGVRSAITTDIGGMVELVRSVTDVPVAVGFGISTPEQAAHMAALSDGAIVGSAIVRMVDAGGDDMVGRVADYVRQMKAAVG; this comes from the coding sequence ATGAGCGCATCTACTTCGGACAGGACCAAGGGCACGCGCGGGTGCGGTCGCGCCTTCGAGAGGGGCAAGGCGTTCATCCCCTTCGTCACCTGTGGCGACCCAGACATGGAGACCACCGAGCGGCTCGTGCGTGCCATGATCGACGCCGGTGCCGACCTGGTCGAGCTGGGGATTCCCTTCTCGGACCCCACGGCCGAGGGGCCGACCATCATGGAGGCGGACGTGAGGGCGCTGGCCTCCGGCACCACGACCGACGACGTCTTCGCACTGGTCGAGCGCCTGCGGCGTGACTATGACACGCCGCTGGTGTTCATGACCTACGCCAACGTGATCTTCTCGCGCGGGATCGAGGCGTTCGCCGCGCGCGCCGGCGAGGTGGGTGTGGACGGCATCATCCTGCCGGACGTCCCCTTCGAGGAGCGCGAGGAGTTCGCGGTGCCCTTTGCCGCACATGGCGTCGAGCTCGTCTCGATGATCGCCCCGACATCCGAGGACCGTATCAGGATGATCGCGGCCCAGGCCAAGGGGTTCATCTACTGCGTGAGCTCGCTCGGTGTCACGGGTGTGAGGAGCGCCATCACGACGGACATCGGAGGGATGGTCGAGCTCGTGCGCAGCGTCACGGACGTGCCGGTGGCCGTGGGCTTCGGCATCTCGACCCCCGAGCAGGCAGCGCATATGGCAGCGCTCTCTGACGGCGCCATCGTGGGCTCGGCCATCGTCCGCATGGTCGACGCGGGTGGCGACGACATGGTCGGGAGGGTCGCCGACTACGTCCGCCAGATGAAGGCCGCAGTCGGGTGA
- the trpB gene encoding tryptophan synthase subunit beta — translation MSSRGARTDSVRIKVCGLMGPTDADAVLAAEADYAGVVLWEGSRRCVGAGQACAIHERLAGRVPLVGVFVDEDAERVAALLADGTIDVAQLHGSEDEAYIVRLRVLAPGCVVWKAFVVRGAQDLEAARRSSADLVLLDNGRGTGEAFDWSLAADLGRPFLLAGGLSPENLPEAIDLTHPWGVDLSSGVETDGVKDPARILAAVRTAHGRTLPSAPAHDEPSTTTEHHPSERSTMPETTDMPARFGIHGGQYIPETLMNAVIELEAAYKRYKDDPAFNAELKELLDGYAGRPSRLTLAKRVTADLGGAKVYLKREDMNHTGAHKINNALGQALLAQRMGKTRLIAETGAGQHGVATATAAALFGMECVVFMGQVDCERQALNVYRMRLLGAEVVPVTTGTATLKDAVSQAMREWTSRIEDTHYCLGSVMGPHPFPTMVRDFQAVISRESRAQILEAEGRLPDAIIACVGGGSNAIGSFYHYIDDPDVRLIGCEAAGRGIDTAETAATINTGRLGIFHGMKSYFCQDEFGQIAPVYSISAGLDYPGVGPEHAYLHDIGRAEYVGITDDEAVDAFEYLSRMEGIIPAIESAHAMAYAMKLAPTMRPDQSIIVTLSGRGDKDCTAIARYRGEDISE, via the coding sequence ATGAGCAGCCGGGGGGCACGGACCGATTCCGTGCGCATCAAGGTCTGCGGGCTCATGGGCCCGACCGATGCCGACGCCGTGCTCGCGGCCGAGGCGGACTATGCGGGCGTCGTCCTCTGGGAGGGGAGCCGCCGGTGCGTGGGCGCGGGCCAGGCCTGTGCCATCCACGAGCGCCTTGCCGGCCGGGTCCCGCTCGTGGGCGTCTTTGTGGACGAGGACGCGGAGCGTGTGGCGGCACTCCTCGCGGACGGTACCATCGACGTCGCACAGCTCCACGGGTCCGAGGACGAGGCCTACATCGTGCGGCTCCGCGTGCTCGCACCCGGATGCGTCGTCTGGAAGGCCTTCGTCGTCCGCGGGGCCCAGGACCTGGAGGCGGCCCGAAGGAGCTCTGCCGACCTCGTCCTTCTCGACAACGGCCGCGGCACGGGCGAGGCCTTCGACTGGTCGCTCGCGGCCGACCTCGGGCGTCCCTTCCTCCTTGCCGGAGGTCTCTCTCCCGAGAACCTGCCCGAGGCCATCGACCTCACGCACCCCTGGGGCGTCGACCTCAGCTCCGGCGTGGAGACCGACGGCGTGAAGGACCCCGCCCGCATCCTGGCGGCGGTACGCACCGCACACGGCAGGACGCTGCCATCCGCTCCTGCCCATGACGAACCATCGACAACGACCGAGCACCACCCATCCGAGAGGAGCACCATGCCAGAGACCACAGACATGCCGGCACGCTTCGGCATCCACGGCGGCCAGTACATCCCCGAGACGCTCATGAACGCCGTGATTGAGCTCGAGGCCGCCTATAAGAGGTACAAGGACGACCCTGCCTTCAACGCCGAGCTCAAGGAGCTGCTCGACGGCTATGCTGGCCGTCCCAGCCGACTCACCCTGGCCAAGCGCGTCACGGCTGACCTGGGAGGTGCCAAGGTCTACCTCAAGCGCGAGGACATGAACCACACCGGCGCCCACAAGATCAACAACGCCCTGGGACAAGCCCTTCTCGCCCAGCGCATGGGCAAGACCCGCCTCATCGCGGAGACGGGTGCAGGGCAGCACGGCGTGGCCACGGCAACGGCCGCTGCCCTCTTCGGCATGGAGTGCGTGGTCTTCATGGGTCAGGTCGACTGCGAGCGCCAGGCCCTGAACGTCTATCGCATGAGGCTCCTGGGGGCCGAGGTGGTGCCGGTGACCACTGGCACGGCGACCCTCAAGGATGCCGTCTCGCAGGCCATGCGCGAGTGGACCAGCCGCATCGAGGACACCCACTACTGCCTGGGCTCGGTCATGGGGCCGCACCCGTTCCCCACGATGGTCCGTGACTTCCAGGCCGTGATCTCGCGTGAGAGCCGCGCCCAGATCCTCGAGGCCGAGGGCAGGCTGCCCGATGCCATCATCGCCTGCGTCGGTGGCGGCTCCAATGCCATCGGCTCGTTCTATCACTACATCGATGACCCCGACGTCCGCCTCATCGGGTGCGAGGCGGCCGGTCGCGGCATCGACACGGCGGAGACCGCGGCCACCATCAACACCGGCAGGCTCGGCATCTTCCACGGCATGAAGAGCTACTTCTGCCAGGACGAGTTCGGGCAGATCGCGCCGGTCTACTCCATCTCGGCAGGACTCGACTACCCGGGCGTGGGCCCTGAGCATGCCTACCTGCACGACATCGGCCGTGCCGAGTACGTGGGCATCACCGACGACGAGGCGGTCGACGCCTTCGAGTACCTGAGCCGCATGGAGGGCATCATCCCCGCCATCGAGAGCGCGCATGCCATGGCCTATGCCATGAAGCTGGCCCCTACCATGCGTCCGGACCAGAGCATCATCGTGACCCTGTCGGGCAGGGGCGACAAGGACTGCACCGCCATCGCCCGCTATCGTGGAGAGGACATCTCGGAATGA